Proteins from a single region of Anaerolineae bacterium:
- a CDS encoding carbohydrate ABC transporter permease, translating into MANMAQVMRSRFEAFRRLRFHSPWFYLGEGLIWMLLICMAIIEVAPILWMFSTSLRDPADSFKLPPDFLPTSWRWDNYLAVIRSEKINFPLFFWNSLKIALIVTGSQLLTCSLAAFAFARLRFPGRDFLFFLFLASMMVPAQVTTVPVFIIIRSLRLMDTHWALILPAMTSAFGVFLLRQFFLTLPGELIDAAKIDGASFFRIYWQIMLPLVGPGLSALGVFTFLGSWNNFYGPLLFLRSWDKLTFPLALVTLQGYMGMGNRSHVLAGIMMSIVPVLIFFLLAQRFVIRGIALTGLKG; encoded by the coding sequence ATGGCAAATATGGCACAGGTGATGCGCTCTCGATTCGAGGCCTTTCGGAGGCTTCGCTTTCACTCTCCCTGGTTTTACCTGGGCGAGGGCTTGATTTGGATGTTGCTGATCTGTATGGCCATAATCGAGGTGGCGCCGATTCTATGGATGTTCTCCACTTCCCTGCGTGACCCAGCCGACTCTTTCAAATTACCGCCCGATTTCCTGCCCACTTCTTGGCGCTGGGACAACTATCTAGCGGTGATCCGATCGGAGAAGATCAACTTCCCACTCTTTTTCTGGAATAGCCTCAAGATCGCACTGATCGTCACAGGATCGCAACTTCTCACTTGCTCGCTAGCTGCCTTCGCCTTCGCCCGCCTGCGCTTCCCTGGACGAGATTTTCTCTTCTTCCTGTTTCTAGCGTCCATGATGGTGCCCGCGCAGGTGACCACTGTCCCGGTTTTCATCATCATCCGATCACTTCGCCTCATGGACACCCACTGGGCCCTGATCCTGCCGGCCATGACCAGCGCGTTCGGAGTCTTCCTATTGCGTCAGTTCTTTCTCACCCTTCCCGGGGAACTCATTGATGCAGCGAAGATTGACGGGGCGAGCTTCTTCCGGATCTACTGGCAGATCATGTTGCCCCTTGTCGGGCCAGGACTCTCCGCCCTGGGCGTTTTCACTTTCTTGGGCTCGTGGAACAATTTCTACGGTCCGCTGCTCTTTCTCCGATCCTGGGATAAGCTGACCTTCCCTCTCGCCCTCGTTACCCTACAAGGATACATGGGCATGGGCAACCGCTCCCATGTACTGGCAGGGATCATGATGTCCATCGTCCCAGTGCTGATATTTTTCCTCCTGGCCCAGCGGTTCGTGATCCGGGGAATCGCACTCACTGGGCTGAAGGGATGA
- a CDS encoding sugar ABC transporter permease → MAQTAIEEVQRLTSTAQARARREMRTLTQERLSGYLFILPAVLLLIVFLILPILASIVLVFTDYNLLTPPKWIGLDNLSRLFSDKRMMTTYWNSLRITIGATVLNNVLGLLLAMGVNRKMPGVLRYLLRTSFFFPVLITTASMAVVWRFILTQDRGILNYLLQQIGLPPVPWLSSVRWAIPSVILYDVWKSCGYLMVLYLAGLQGVPEVLYEAAKIDGASRWQLTRYITLPLITPTAFFCIVISLIGAFQIFDNAYVLTEGGPGDASRTIAMYIYEMAFKRYEMGYASAVALSLLIVLVSLTLLQLWGSRKWVHYE, encoded by the coding sequence ATGGCCCAAACAGCGATTGAGGAAGTCCAGCGCCTGACATCGACCGCGCAGGCGCGCGCCAGACGTGAGATGCGTACGCTAACCCAAGAGAGGCTTTCTGGATATCTCTTTATCTTGCCAGCCGTGCTCTTGCTGATTGTGTTTCTGATCCTACCGATCCTGGCTTCGATCGTGTTGGTGTTCACGGATTACAACCTGCTCACACCGCCGAAATGGATTGGCCTGGATAACCTCTCACGCTTGTTCAGCGATAAACGCATGATGACGACCTACTGGAACAGCCTCCGTATCACGATCGGCGCAACTGTGCTGAATAACGTATTAGGATTGCTGCTAGCGATGGGTGTCAACCGAAAGATGCCCGGAGTGCTTCGCTATCTCCTGCGCACCTCCTTCTTCTTTCCCGTCCTGATCACAACGGCCTCGATGGCTGTCGTCTGGCGCTTCATCTTGACCCAAGATCGCGGGATCCTCAACTATCTGTTGCAGCAGATTGGACTACCCCCAGTCCCATGGCTCAGCAGCGTTCGCTGGGCTATCCCATCTGTCATCCTCTACGATGTCTGGAAGAGCTGCGGGTACTTGATGGTGTTGTATCTGGCTGGATTGCAGGGAGTACCCGAGGTGCTCTACGAGGCGGCAAAGATAGACGGCGCCAGCCGCTGGCAGTTGACTCGCTATATCACGCTGCCTCTGATCACCCCCACTGCCTTCTTCTGCATCGTCATCTCATTAATCGGCGCTTTCCAAATTTTCGACAATGCCTATGTCCTGACCGAGGGTGGCCCTGGCGACGCCTCGCGCACCATCGCGATGTACATCTACGAAATGGCCTTTAAGCGTTATGAAATGGGATACGCTTCAGCAGTTGCGCTTTCGCTCCTAATCGTCCTGGTGAGCCTGACACTGCTCCAGCTCTGGGGCAGCCGCAAATGGGTTCACTACGAGTAA
- a CDS encoding sugar ABC transporter substrate-binding protein, whose protein sequence is MLTQDHSFMARKISRREMLRLSAATLTGALMAACTVPQAAPQPAEAPKEAAAPPKAPAQPVRIVATSQMGVQTWDGTLKRAKERYPNITLEVGQTDMPGGWSGYADLIITRIAGGEQLDLVMIAVEGIPLLSTTKILRPLDPFFDADPKAKDMLMNDTHELLRNMLKWKGEQMEFPFSWNNMVIHYNTKIFEEKGIDPPKPDWTWEDFLEVCLKIADVKGTADDLYAYSFWGGGMFGMCAWYFVNDTSPLTDDWRDSNMLDPKVAETLQFLADLILKYKVAPNPAGWDEWGQFHSGHLAMRTCGRWCIGGAMQAGFTTYDLQYQPHKSGPLRTVAGTDGWGMTTSCKNPDEAWQMLTLLSGPEASMDMVKVGGNIPTLRSVANSPEFRQYGPPNTAIFYESLDYADTVVSPPNFNLIEPLLNRHYQGIWNGEVTVEEAVQAAHEELQAEMDKLKEKMGDEPFRVG, encoded by the coding sequence ATGCTAACACAAGATCATTCGTTCATGGCGCGCAAGATTAGCCGCCGGGAGATGTTACGCCTTTCAGCGGCGACGCTTACAGGGGCGTTGATGGCGGCCTGCACAGTCCCACAGGCCGCTCCGCAGCCGGCTGAGGCCCCCAAGGAAGCCGCGGCGCCACCCAAAGCACCCGCTCAGCCCGTGAGGATCGTTGCGACATCCCAAATGGGCGTGCAAACTTGGGACGGCACGCTCAAGCGGGCCAAGGAGCGATATCCGAACATCACCCTCGAAGTGGGACAGACGGATATGCCCGGAGGTTGGTCGGGATATGCAGACCTCATCATCACTCGTATTGCCGGCGGCGAGCAGCTTGACCTGGTCATGATCGCCGTCGAGGGGATCCCACTGCTGTCTACCACCAAGATCCTGCGTCCTCTGGATCCGTTCTTCGACGCGGATCCGAAAGCCAAAGATATGCTCATGAACGATACCCATGAGCTGTTACGCAATATGCTGAAATGGAAGGGCGAGCAGATGGAGTTCCCCTTCTCGTGGAACAACATGGTCATACACTACAACACTAAGATCTTCGAAGAGAAAGGGATCGATCCGCCTAAACCCGATTGGACGTGGGAGGACTTCCTTGAGGTCTGTCTGAAGATCGCCGACGTTAAAGGCACAGCCGATGACCTCTATGCCTACTCGTTCTGGGGAGGAGGCATGTTCGGAATGTGCGCCTGGTACTTCGTGAACGATACCAGCCCCTTGACCGATGACTGGCGCGATTCGAACATGCTCGATCCAAAGGTTGCTGAGACGCTACAATTCCTAGCCGACTTGATCCTGAAGTATAAAGTTGCTCCCAACCCGGCTGGCTGGGACGAGTGGGGCCAGTTCCACTCCGGGCATCTGGCGATGCGGACCTGTGGCCGCTGGTGTATCGGTGGGGCTATGCAAGCCGGCTTCACCACTTATGATTTGCAATATCAGCCGCATAAGTCCGGTCCGCTACGGACAGTGGCCGGCACAGACGGATGGGGGATGACCACCTCGTGCAAGAACCCGGATGAAGCATGGCAAATGCTGACTCTTCTATCTGGCCCTGAAGCATCTATGGATATGGTCAAGGTAGGGGGCAACATTCCTACACTTCGCTCCGTGGCGAATTCGCCTGAATTCAGGCAATACGGTCCACCTAACACGGCTATCTTCTACGAGTCACTGGACTACGCTGATACAGTGGTGTCACCGCCCAACTTCAACCTCATCGAGCCTTTGCTTAATCGCCATTATCAGGGGATTTGGAACGGCGAGGTCACCGTCGAAGAAGCAGTACAAGCTGCCCACGAAGAGCTTCAGGCGGAGATGGATAAGCTCAAAGAGAAGATGGGCGACGAGCCGTTCCGGGTCGGATAA
- a CDS encoding ABC transporter ATP-binding protein codes for MGNKLIEINNVTKVFRIGGLVWGIRLVAVDHVSLSMDGNTPSILSIVGESGSGKTTLARILLRLVEPTRGEVFLEGKSLFKARDKIDDHQFKRLVQPIFQNPFETFSMRKPVDTYLYETAINLGIVGNRREAREVIADALSSVGLDLNAVSGKYPNQFSGGELQRISVARALIPKPRLIIADEPVSMIDASLRMNIVNLFLSLKSSHNISFLYITHDLSTAYYVSDSIAIMYRGHVVEYGPSNMILTEPAHPYTELLMESIPKIGEKWSENFTLPDLEVKEYTATACKFAPRCVYARQICRQHKPPMIELPEGRQVLCFRPVDYTLTR; via the coding sequence ATGGGCAATAAACTGATCGAGATTAATAATGTCACAAAGGTATTTCGAATTGGCGGCCTGGTTTGGGGGATCAGGCTGGTCGCGGTTGACCATGTAAGTCTGTCTATGGATGGTAATACCCCATCCATTTTGAGTATTGTGGGTGAGTCCGGGAGTGGAAAAACCACCTTAGCTCGTATCCTACTCAGGTTGGTGGAGCCTACTAGAGGAGAGGTCTTCCTTGAAGGCAAAAGCCTGTTTAAAGCAAGAGATAAGATAGACGATCATCAGTTTAAGCGGCTTGTGCAACCTATCTTTCAGAACCCCTTTGAGACATTCAGCATGCGTAAGCCAGTGGATACCTATCTATATGAAACAGCCATCAATCTCGGGATCGTTGGCAACCGCCGAGAAGCGCGTGAGGTCATCGCTGACGCGCTTTCTTCAGTGGGACTCGACCTGAATGCAGTATCGGGAAAATACCCTAACCAGTTCTCTGGAGGAGAACTTCAAAGGATCTCAGTGGCGCGCGCCTTGATCCCTAAACCCAGACTGATCATCGCCGATGAACCGGTGAGCATGATTGATGCTTCCTTGCGGATGAACATTGTGAATCTGTTTCTCAGCCTGAAAAGTTCGCATAACATTAGTTTCCTATATATTACTCATGACCTTTCCACAGCTTATTATGTGAGTGACTCAATTGCTATCATGTATCGAGGTCATGTAGTCGAATATGGCCCATCCAACATGATCTTGACCGAGCCAGCTCATCCATATACAGAGCTGTTGATGGAATCTATTCCCAAAATCGGTGAGAAATGGAGTGAAAATTTTACGTTGCCAGATCTCGAAGTAAAAGAATATACAGCAACAGCCTGCAAATTCGCCCCACGCTGCGTTTATGCCCGTCAGATTTGCAGGCAGCACAAACCACCGATGATAGAATTGCCTGAGGGAAGGCAAGTGTTGTGCTTCAGGCCTGTGGATTATACGTTAACTCGCTGA
- a CDS encoding ABC transporter ATP-binding protein, with amino-acid sequence MLTLRDVRAYYETPRGTVKAVDDVSLEVRKNEILGIAGESGCGKSTLLKVMYGYVEWPLKLVSGQIRAEMEENGQVIVLNGNNLREGWWRFISYIPQGSMSVLNPVVRIETQFFDAISRFHQVGDKQLIRAQLIDYLKELGLPSEILRAYPHQLSGGMKQRILVALATFLHPKIVLADEPTTALDVVVQRGILRMLTQVQQRMQNTLLVVSHDMGVHYQISHRMAIMYAGRIVELGLTEMVFNRPLHPYTDLLIKSLPRIGDRTKREGIAGAPPSLLNLPSGCRFAPRCPFAMDICRQIDPQLLEIEPRHYVACHLRQ; translated from the coding sequence ATGCTCACACTTAGAGATGTGCGGGCTTATTATGAGACGCCCAGGGGAACCGTTAAAGCAGTTGACGATGTCAGCTTGGAAGTCCGCAAAAACGAGATACTTGGAATCGCTGGTGAATCAGGATGTGGGAAATCCACCCTGCTCAAGGTCATGTATGGCTATGTGGAATGGCCGCTGAAGCTCGTCTCTGGGCAGATCAGAGCTGAGATGGAGGAAAATGGACAAGTCATAGTCCTGAACGGCAATAACCTGCGTGAGGGATGGTGGAGATTCATCTCCTATATCCCCCAAGGATCTATGAGCGTTCTCAATCCCGTCGTTAGGATCGAAACCCAGTTCTTTGACGCTATCTCTCGATTCCACCAGGTAGGAGACAAACAGCTCATTCGAGCCCAACTTATAGACTATCTGAAAGAGCTAGGATTGCCATCTGAGATCCTAAGGGCCTATCCTCACCAACTCAGCGGTGGTATGAAGCAACGGATCCTAGTAGCGCTAGCTACCTTTCTCCATCCTAAGATCGTCCTGGCTGACGAGCCGACCACCGCTCTTGATGTAGTAGTGCAGAGAGGCATCCTCAGGATGCTGACTCAAGTGCAGCAGAGGATGCAGAACACGCTGCTGGTCGTTTCTCATGATATGGGCGTACATTACCAAATCTCTCATCGAATGGCGATCATGTATGCTGGCAGAATAGTTGAGTTAGGTTTAACGGAGATGGTTTTCAATCGTCCACTGCATCCCTATACGGATCTGTTGATCAAATCATTGCCTCGCATTGGAGACCGTACTAAGAGAGAAGGGATCGCTGGTGCTCCGCCTAGTCTTCTCAATTTACCCAGTGGATGTCGTTTTGCGCCTCGGTGTCCTTTCGCGATGGATATCTGTCGCCAAATAGACCCCCAGTTACTCGAGATTGAACCAAGGCATTATGTAGCTTGCCATCTGCGCCAATAG
- a CDS encoding ABC transporter permease codes for MILPFFAPYDPRVWNVMPRNLPPSREHLLGTTNLGQDTFWLLTWATRGSLIVGLTVAFFATAIGVMAGLTAGFSGGFTDRILTLFMDTFVVIPSLPILILMASLLQGRASLLLISGILVIFNWPWPARQTRAMALSMREREFVNTAWFSGESTFQIITKEIFPYITGWAMANFVNTVLVGIATESGLAVIGLSSLEEATLGTMIYWALQHQALLREQWWWIGPPVVTIVMLFIALFLTSTGLSERSAAGRGYQYAHT; via the coding sequence GTGATCTTGCCGTTTTTCGCGCCATATGATCCTCGGGTGTGGAATGTAATGCCGCGCAACTTGCCACCGAGCCGAGAACACCTGTTGGGAACTACCAATTTGGGACAGGATACGTTCTGGCTGTTAACCTGGGCTACCCGAGGTTCGCTCATCGTCGGCTTGACCGTAGCATTCTTTGCCACTGCGATTGGTGTGATGGCCGGATTGACGGCTGGCTTTAGTGGTGGATTCACAGATCGAATATTGACACTGTTCATGGACACCTTCGTGGTCATTCCTTCTCTCCCTATTCTGATCCTGATGGCCTCTCTGTTACAAGGTAGAGCCTCATTGCTGCTGATCAGTGGTATCCTTGTGATCTTCAATTGGCCCTGGCCGGCTCGGCAGACACGCGCTATGGCATTGAGCATGCGAGAGCGTGAATTCGTAAACACAGCGTGGTTCTCTGGTGAAAGTACGTTTCAGATCATCACCAAAGAGATCTTTCCCTATATCACGGGCTGGGCCATGGCTAACTTCGTCAATACAGTACTGGTCGGGATCGCGACAGAATCCGGATTAGCAGTTATTGGACTTTCTAGCTTAGAGGAAGCCACGCTGGGTACGATGATCTACTGGGCATTGCAACATCAGGCTCTCTTAAGAGAACAGTGGTGGTGGATCGGGCCGCCAGTGGTGACCATCGTGATGCTCTTCATTGCTCTGTTCTTGACGTCTACTGGCCTTTCAGAACGGTCTGCAGCAGGGAGAGGCTATCAGTATGCTCACACTTAG
- a CDS encoding ABC transporter permease, with translation MGFVRFLLSRILIYILVIWVGITTIFFIPRLMPSDPVEAMLGRVMSQGAFMEPEQVQALRQSLIASFGLEGTLGQQYVGFLKRVLLTGDFGPSLAMFPTPVMDLIRKAIPWSLFLLLSSAIIAWVIGNVIGLLSGYYRHKVYSRILEAIAVTIYPIPYYILALILIILFVYIKPIFPLSFSVQGKFPSLQFIVSTVYNSILPALSIVIAGSGWWVLSMKALSSSISEEDFVRFAKLKGVGEGKIMGQYVLRNAILPQITMLALVLGGVFNGALITEILFAYPGLGTLIYTAVLQADYNLLMGTISLSIIAVATATFLVDLLYPFFDPRIRYR, from the coding sequence ATGGGGTTCGTGCGATTTTTGTTGTCTCGTATCCTGATCTATATTCTGGTGATTTGGGTCGGGATCACAACTATCTTCTTCATTCCTAGACTCATGCCATCAGATCCCGTTGAGGCCATGTTGGGCAGAGTGATGTCGCAAGGCGCGTTTATGGAACCTGAGCAGGTACAGGCCCTGCGTCAGTCTCTGATTGCGTCCTTTGGCCTAGAAGGGACACTGGGACAGCAGTATGTGGGTTTTCTGAAACGAGTACTTTTGACTGGTGATTTTGGCCCTTCTTTGGCCATGTTTCCCACTCCAGTGATGGATCTAATCCGCAAAGCCATTCCATGGTCTCTTTTCCTGCTCCTGTCTTCCGCAATTATCGCTTGGGTGATCGGAAATGTGATTGGACTTTTGAGCGGCTATTATCGCCATAAAGTGTATTCTCGAATCCTAGAGGCGATCGCAGTAACTATCTATCCAATCCCTTACTATATTTTAGCATTGATTTTGATTATTTTGTTTGTCTATATAAAGCCGATTTTTCCACTATCATTTAGTGTACAAGGTAAATTCCCCAGTTTACAATTTATAGTTAGTACGGTTTATAACTCTATCCTTCCTGCACTTTCTATCGTTATTGCTGGTTCTGGTTGGTGGGTGCTCAGCATGAAGGCCCTCTCGTCTAGTATCTCTGAAGAAGATTTTGTGCGTTTTGCCAAGTTGAAAGGAGTTGGAGAAGGGAAAATCATGGGACAGTATGTGCTGAGAAACGCCATCTTACCTCAGATCACCATGCTAGCACTAGTGCTAGGCGGTGTGTTTAATGGCGCGCTAATTACGGAGATTCTATTCGCTTACCCTGGACTTGGCACCTTGATTTATACAGCTGTTCTGCAGGCTGATTACAATCTACTAATGGGAACGATTAGCTTATCTATCATAGCTGTGGCGACTGCCACATTCTTAGTGGACCTACTCTATCCTTTCTTCGATCCCAGAATCCGATATCGGTGA
- a CDS encoding ABC transporter substrate-binding protein, whose translation MRARCQPVTLAFLVIAGLLLGACAQLVQAPAPSLPTAEATPVVEGRLTEVGTPRHETLILDHLDGRVDNPTQFNPYMSGTRFNQGYHQLALSNMWEMNTVTGQQFPAMAAEMPEPLNEDYTKFRIKLRQGMYWSDGVEITSDDFAYTVDMILNTPEFGYSGFLKQVVKSYKVIDRYTIELETLRPEPRLGYTLGVTVWGDAFRLVPKHVFEKAENPATFNFYPPVSSGPYVLKDVDPNGYWFLWEKRQDWQRTDAGMIAGEPKPKYILVRFYGPEEKRVIAGIQHDLDIFTDITPESWDILRQKNPYAKAWYDHFPWANLDDPCERGIAFVIPNSPYEKKEVRWALALATDIQKVSLATFAGMLRVSPLATPPIHILQETYHKPLRPWLIDFAFEDGYKPFDPDFAVKMAKTLRDQGIEGIPTDEQEIIDLFGVGWWKYDPEKAAQLLESVGFKRGADGKWLLPDGTPWRMTINAPANFEVQSQRLAYAVADVWRQFGIDVNVQAMEAGTFWSSWSNGTFDAGSYWPGCGVAPDIYDNMVSAWHKKYIVPIGQPAPGNAVRYESDTLSAILDELSFLTSDDPKTVELMREFMKAWVAELPWLPMFGTSKFVPVDTYYWTNFPDANNYYEGPWWWWSLFKYMVPKFEPTGRR comes from the coding sequence ATGAGAGCGAGATGTCAACCTGTTACCCTCGCTTTTCTAGTGATCGCGGGACTGCTATTAGGAGCGTGCGCTCAGTTGGTTCAGGCCCCGGCCCCCTCTCTGCCAACAGCCGAAGCTACGCCAGTGGTTGAAGGGAGGCTGACAGAAGTGGGAACGCCGCGGCATGAAACGCTCATCCTTGACCACCTCGACGGCCGCGTCGACAACCCTACCCAGTTTAACCCCTATATGTCAGGAACACGCTTCAATCAGGGATACCATCAACTGGCCCTCTCTAACATGTGGGAAATGAACACAGTGACAGGCCAGCAGTTCCCAGCTATGGCCGCGGAGATGCCGGAGCCCCTAAATGAGGATTATACTAAGTTCAGGATCAAACTCCGGCAGGGCATGTACTGGAGTGATGGTGTCGAAATCACTTCTGATGACTTTGCCTACACCGTGGATATGATTCTGAACACGCCAGAGTTCGGATATAGTGGCTTCCTGAAACAAGTTGTCAAAAGCTACAAGGTGATCGACAGATATACCATCGAGCTTGAGACCTTAAGACCCGAACCGCGGTTGGGATATACCCTGGGTGTGACGGTGTGGGGCGACGCCTTTCGACTGGTCCCCAAGCACGTCTTCGAAAAGGCAGAGAACCCTGCTACCTTCAATTTTTATCCTCCCGTGTCCAGCGGCCCCTACGTGCTCAAGGATGTGGACCCCAACGGCTACTGGTTCCTGTGGGAGAAGCGCCAGGATTGGCAGCGCACAGATGCTGGCATGATCGCTGGAGAACCAAAGCCCAAGTACATCCTGGTTCGGTTCTACGGTCCTGAAGAAAAACGGGTAATCGCCGGTATCCAACACGATCTAGATATTTTCACGGACATTACTCCCGAGAGCTGGGACATCCTTCGGCAAAAGAATCCCTATGCCAAGGCTTGGTATGATCACTTCCCTTGGGCCAATCTGGACGATCCCTGCGAGCGCGGCATTGCGTTCGTCATTCCGAATTCTCCCTATGAAAAGAAGGAGGTGCGCTGGGCCCTAGCACTGGCCACAGACATCCAGAAAGTATCTCTGGCTACCTTTGCCGGCATGTTGCGGGTGTCCCCGCTTGCCACACCGCCCATTCACATCCTACAGGAAACCTACCACAAGCCGTTACGACCCTGGCTGATAGACTTCGCGTTTGAGGACGGCTACAAGCCTTTCGATCCTGACTTCGCAGTGAAGATGGCCAAGACCCTAAGAGACCAAGGAATTGAAGGCATCCCCACTGACGAGCAAGAGATTATCGACCTCTTCGGCGTGGGCTGGTGGAAGTACGATCCTGAGAAGGCAGCTCAACTCTTAGAAAGCGTTGGGTTCAAGAGAGGCGCCGATGGTAAATGGTTGTTACCTGATGGAACTCCTTGGAGAATGACGATCAATGCGCCGGCTAACTTTGAGGTCCAGTCTCAGCGGCTGGCTTACGCCGTAGCTGATGTCTGGCGTCAGTTTGGCATTGATGTCAATGTGCAGGCGATGGAAGCTGGCACCTTCTGGAGTAGCTGGAGCAACGGCACCTTCGACGCTGGTTCCTACTGGCCCGGCTGTGGCGTCGCCCCCGATATCTACGATAATATGGTTAGCGCCTGGCACAAAAAGTACATCGTGCCGATCGGACAACCAGCTCCCGGCAACGCTGTCCGCTATGAAAGTGACACCCTCAGTGCCATCTTGGATGAACTGTCCTTCCTGACTAGCGACGACCCGAAGACCGTTGAGCTGATGAGGGAGTTCATGAAGGCGTGGGTTGCCGAACTGCCATGGTTGCCTATGTTCGGGACTTCGAAATTCGTACCAGTAGATACCTATTACTGGACGAATTTCCCTGATGCTAACAACTACTACGAAGGCCCATGGTGGTGGTGGTCACTCTTTAAGTACATGGTTCCCAAATTTGAGCCAACAGGAAGAAGGTGA
- a CDS encoding carbohydrate ABC transporter permease: MVVKTTDSLARSKFTAHHLQQFISKVLWYVTLTALGFIFSLPFFWMVSSSLKIEADVWLYPPKWIPNPVLWENYPKALTLMNFPRLLANTLFLVTVGTFGVVLSSSWIAYGFARFRFRGRDAVFVILLSTMMLPGQVTMVPLYILYKQLGWLNTYLPLLVPAYFGGAFYIFLLRQFMATIPTELDDAAKIDGCGYIGIWWRIILPLIKPALATVTVFSVIYGWNDFLWPLIILNDSELFNLSLGLATFRGLYSTQWNYLMAASVVVLTPCLILYFVAQRFIVEGITLTGLKG, from the coding sequence ATGGTTGTAAAAACAACCGATTCTTTAGCGAGAAGTAAGTTCACTGCTCATCATTTGCAGCAATTCATTAGTAAAGTACTATGGTATGTGACGTTAACAGCATTGGGTTTCATTTTCTCCTTACCATTCTTTTGGATGGTGTCTTCATCACTTAAAATCGAAGCTGATGTTTGGCTATATCCACCCAAGTGGATCCCTAATCCTGTTTTATGGGAAAACTACCCAAAAGCACTCACCTTGATGAACTTTCCACGACTGTTAGCTAATACTCTGTTCTTGGTTACGGTGGGCACCTTTGGCGTGGTGCTTTCTAGTTCTTGGATTGCTTATGGATTCGCGCGTTTTCGTTTTCGCGGACGTGATGCGGTCTTTGTGATCCTTCTCTCCACAATGATGTTACCAGGCCAGGTAACTATGGTGCCGTTGTATATCCTATATAAGCAACTCGGGTGGTTGAACACATATCTACCTTTATTGGTACCAGCTTATTTCGGTGGCGCATTCTATATTTTCCTTTTACGTCAGTTCATGGCTACGATCCCGACCGAGTTAGATGATGCAGCTAAAATTGATGGATGTGGGTATATCGGCATTTGGTGGCGAATTATTTTGCCATTGATCAAACCTGCATTGGCTACGGTTACTGTTTTCTCTGTAATCTATGGCTGGAATGATTTTCTTTGGCCGTTAATCATATTAAACGATTCAGAATTATTCAACTTATCGCTCGGCTTGGCGACTTTTCGCGGCTTATATAGCACACAATGGAATTATCTTATGGCAGCATCGGTGGTTGTATTAACGCCTTGTCTGATTCTTTACTTTGTAGCACAGCGGTTTATCGTTGAGGGGATCACATTGACCGGCCTAAAAGGGTGA
- a CDS encoding sugar ABC transporter permease: MGLIGIRAAKIPSQIAFKRRSRLVNREAFWGWFFIAPWIIGFMVFTLGPMVASLWLSLTDYELITPPRWIGLKNYINLFTADRLFRLSLYNTTYYVLFSVPLGIIFAFALSLLLNVKLSGMNFFRTVFYLPSVTSGVAVSLLWIWLFNPQFGLINYLLRSIGLPTPGWLVDPKWAKPAFILMSLWGVGSTAVIFLAGLQGVPRGLYEAAEIDGASHWQRFWHITVPMMTPVIFFNLIMGMIGSFQVFTQSYIMTSGGPQDATLFYVLYLFRQGFALLRMGYAAAMAWILFIIILILTLIQLRLADRWVYYEGDMAKR; this comes from the coding sequence ATGGGTTTGATCGGGATAAGGGCAGCCAAAATACCATCACAAATAGCATTCAAGCGCCGATCTAGACTGGTTAACCGCGAAGCCTTCTGGGGTTGGTTTTTCATTGCTCCCTGGATTATTGGTTTTATGGTCTTCACATTGGGTCCTATGGTTGCGTCACTCTGGTTAAGTTTGACAGACTACGAACTAATTACACCGCCACGTTGGATTGGGCTCAAAAACTATATAAACCTGTTTACAGCTGATCGATTGTTTCGACTGTCATTGTACAATACGACTTATTATGTACTTTTCAGCGTTCCTTTAGGTATTATTTTTGCTTTTGCTCTCTCTTTATTGCTTAACGTCAAGTTGTCTGGCATGAACTTCTTCCGTACAGTGTTTTATTTACCTTCTGTAACTTCTGGTGTAGCTGTGTCATTGTTGTGGATTTGGTTATTTAACCCGCAATTCGGGTTAATTAACTACTTACTACGCTCGATTGGACTGCCTACGCCAGGTTGGCTTGTTGATCCTAAGTGGGCTAAACCGGCTTTCATTCTGATGAGCCTCTGGGGAGTAGGAAGCACGGCAGTCATTTTCTTGGCCGGCTTACAGGGTGTGCCACGTGGCCTGTATGAAGCGGCTGAAATTGATGGTGCCAGCCATTGGCAACGTTTTTGGCATATTACGGTGCCAATGATGACACCGGTCATCTTCTTTAATCTGATCATGGGTATGATCGGGTCATTTCAGGTATTTACGCAATCTTACATTATGACTAGTGGTGGGCCACAGGATGCGACATTATTCTATGTGTTATACCTGTTCCGTCAGGGTTTCGCTTTACTACGTATGGGTTATGCAGCGGCAATGGCATGGATTCTCTTTATCATCATCTTGATTCTTACACTTATTCAGCTCCGGCTAGCTGACCGCTGGGTATACTATGAAGGTGATATGGCAAAGAGGTAA